From the Leptolyngbya sp. O-77 genome, one window contains:
- the uvrA gene encoding excinuclease ABC subunit UvrA — protein MPQRADTAKRRKKVDSSGESANGHAPVSQDLSDTTRLAEIAQPGSPANPQNTIRIRGARQHNLKNVDLDLPRDRLIVFTGVSGSGKSSLAFDTIFAEGQRRYVESLSAYARQFLGQVDKPDVDAIEGLSPAISIDQKSTSHNPRSTVGTVTEIYDYLRLLYGRAGEPHCPQCDRSIAPQTIDQMVDQVMTLPDRTKFQILAPVVRGKKGTHKKLISGLAAEGFVRVRIDGEVRELSDNIELDKNQFHNIEIVVDRLIKKDGIQERLVDSLSTCLKRSEGIAIIDATLPEVDNVVQFPTNPDLQLPVLPGMAAEPAGRYGVDSEQDAPKNQLELLFSENFACPEHGAVMEELSPRLFSFNSPYGACPHCHGLGSLRTFSAELVVPDPSLPVYAAIAPWSERDNTYYFSLLYSVGQAFGFEIQTPWEKLTPDQQHVILHGSDEKIYIESDSRYRDTKGYYRKYEGVLPMLDRQYRESTSEQFKQKLEQYLIDQPCEVCGGDRLKPEALAVRLGQYRLKDLVSVSIRECLNRVNQMQLSPRQAQIGDLALKEIRARLQFLLDVGLDYLTLDRTAMTLSGGEAQRIRLATQIGSGLTGVLYVLDEPSIGLHQRDNDRLLHTLTRLRDLGNTLIVVEHDEDTIRAADYLVDIGPGAGVHGGNIVAQGSLQNLLEAEDSLTGAYLSGRRVIQTPAERRKGNSRSLKIRNARRNNLKNLDVDIPLGKFVCVTGVSGSGKSTLINELLYPALQHHFGRKVPQPKEMAEIQGLAALDKAIVIDQSPIGRTPRSNPATYTGVFDVIRDLFAETIEAKARGYKAGQFSFNVKGGRCEACGGQGVNVIEMNFLPDVYVQCEVCKGARYNRETLQVKYKGKSISDVLNMTAEEALEYFENIPKASAKLQTMVDVGLGYVRLGQTAPTLSGGEAQRLKLATELSRRATGKTLYLIDEPTTGLSFYDVHKLLDVLQRLTDMGNTVLVIEHNLDVIRCCDWVIDLGPEGGDRGGQIIAVGTPEQVAEVPESYTGQYLKKVLAQHPPVK, from the coding sequence ATGCCTCAACGTGCCGACACTGCCAAGCGCCGGAAAAAAGTCGATTCTTCGGGCGAGTCTGCAAATGGGCACGCTCCGGTTTCCCAAGACCTGTCTGATACAACCCGGCTGGCGGAAATCGCCCAGCCCGGATCTCCAGCGAATCCCCAAAACACGATTCGGATTCGCGGCGCTCGTCAGCATAATCTGAAGAACGTGGATCTGGATTTGCCGCGCGATCGCCTGATCGTGTTTACGGGCGTGTCGGGGTCGGGCAAGTCGTCACTGGCCTTTGACACAATCTTTGCCGAGGGGCAGCGCCGCTATGTGGAGTCCCTCAGCGCCTACGCCCGCCAGTTTCTCGGCCAGGTAGACAAACCCGATGTAGACGCGATCGAGGGCCTCAGCCCCGCCATCTCCATCGACCAAAAATCGACTTCCCACAACCCGCGCTCCACCGTCGGCACGGTCACCGAAATTTACGACTATCTGCGGCTGCTCTACGGTCGAGCCGGGGAGCCGCATTGCCCCCAGTGCGATCGCTCTATCGCACCGCAGACGATCGACCAGATGGTGGATCAGGTGATGACCCTGCCCGATCGCACCAAGTTTCAGATTCTTGCGCCCGTGGTGCGCGGCAAAAAAGGGACGCACAAGAAGCTGATATCGGGGCTGGCGGCAGAGGGCTTTGTGCGGGTTCGCATCGATGGCGAGGTGCGCGAACTGAGCGACAACATCGAACTCGACAAAAACCAGTTCCACAACATCGAAATCGTCGTCGATCGCCTGATCAAGAAAGACGGCATTCAGGAACGCTTGGTAGACTCGCTCTCGACCTGTCTCAAACGGTCGGAGGGCATCGCCATCATCGACGCGACGCTGCCGGAAGTGGATAACGTGGTGCAGTTTCCCACCAATCCTGACCTGCAACTGCCCGTGCTGCCGGGGATGGCGGCGGAGCCTGCGGGCCGCTATGGTGTGGATTCGGAGCAAGACGCACCCAAAAATCAGCTAGAGCTGCTGTTTTCCGAAAACTTCGCCTGTCCTGAACATGGCGCGGTGATGGAGGAACTGTCGCCCCGCCTGTTTTCCTTCAACTCGCCCTACGGAGCCTGCCCCCACTGCCACGGACTGGGGTCGCTGCGGACTTTCTCGGCAGAACTGGTCGTCCCTGACCCCAGCCTGCCGGTGTATGCGGCGATCGCCCCCTGGTCGGAGCGAGACAACACCTACTACTTCTCGCTGCTCTACAGCGTCGGGCAGGCCTTTGGCTTTGAAATCCAGACCCCCTGGGAAAAGCTGACCCCCGACCAGCAGCACGTCATTCTGCACGGCAGCGATGAGAAGATCTACATCGAGTCGGACTCGCGCTATCGAGACACCAAGGGCTATTACCGCAAGTATGAGGGCGTGCTGCCTATGCTCGATCGCCAGTATCGAGAGTCCACATCGGAGCAGTTCAAGCAAAAGCTGGAGCAATACCTGATCGACCAGCCCTGCGAAGTGTGTGGGGGCGATCGCCTCAAGCCCGAAGCTCTGGCCGTCCGCCTGGGGCAATATCGCCTGAAAGACCTGGTCAGCGTCTCGATTCGCGAATGCCTGAATCGGGTCAACCAGATGCAGCTTTCGCCTCGGCAGGCGCAAATCGGCGACCTGGCGCTGAAGGAGATTCGGGCGCGGCTGCAATTTTTGCTGGACGTGGGGCTGGACTATCTGACGCTCGATCGCACGGCCATGACCCTTTCTGGCGGCGAGGCGCAGCGGATTCGCCTGGCCACACAGATCGGCTCTGGCCTGACGGGCGTGCTGTATGTGCTGGACGAACCCAGCATCGGGCTACACCAGCGCGACAACGATCGCCTCTTGCACACGCTCACCCGCCTGCGCGACCTGGGCAACACGCTGATCGTGGTGGAACACGACGAAGACACCATCCGCGCTGCTGATTACCTGGTGGACATTGGCCCTGGCGCAGGCGTTCACGGCGGCAACATCGTGGCCCAAGGCTCGTTGCAAAACCTGCTGGAGGCAGAGGATTCGCTGACGGGCGCGTATCTGTCGGGGCGGCGGGTGATTCAAACGCCCGCGGAGCGTCGCAAGGGCAATAGCCGCAGCCTCAAGATCCGCAATGCCCGCCGCAATAATCTAAAAAACCTGGATGTCGATATTCCGCTCGGAAAATTCGTCTGCGTCACGGGCGTATCAGGTTCTGGCAAATCGACGCTGATCAACGAACTGCTGTATCCGGCGCTGCAACACCACTTTGGGCGCAAGGTGCCCCAGCCCAAGGAAATGGCGGAAATACAGGGACTTGCCGCCCTCGACAAGGCGATCGTTATCGACCAGTCGCCTATCGGCCGCACGCCGCGATCGAACCCCGCCACCTATACGGGCGTATTTGATGTGATTCGCGATCTGTTTGCCGAAACGATTGAGGCCAAGGCGCGGGGCTACAAAGCGGGGCAGTTTTCCTTTAACGTCAAGGGCGGCCGCTGCGAGGCCTGCGGCGGGCAGGGCGTGAACGTGATTGAGATGAACTTTTTGCCGGATGTGTACGTGCAGTGCGAGGTGTGCAAAGGGGCCCGCTATAACCGCGAGACGCTGCAAGTAAAGTACAAGGGCAAGTCGATTTCCGACGTGCTAAACATGACGGCGGAAGAGGCGCTGGAGTATTTCGAGAATATTCCCAAAGCGTCGGCTAAGCTGCAAACGATGGTGGACGTGGGGCTGGGCTATGTGCGGCTGGGGCAGACCGCGCCGACGCTCTCTGGCGGTGAGGCGCAGCGGCTGAAGCTGGCGACGGAACTCTCGCGCCGCGCCACGGGCAAGACGCTATACCTGATTGACGAACCGACTACCGGCTTGTCATTCTACGATGTTCACAAGCTGCTGGACGTGCTGCAACGCCTGACGGACATGGGCAACACAGTGCTGGTCATCGAACACAACCTGGACGTGATCCGCTGCTGCGACTGGGTGATTGACCTGGGCCCAGAGGGGGGCGATCGCGGTGGTCAGATTATTGCGGTGGGCACACCGGAACAGGTTGCTGAGGTTCCAGAATCCTACACGGGACAATATCTGAAAAAAGTGTTGGCCCAGCATCCCCCTGTGAAGTAA
- the kdpF gene encoding K(+)-transporting ATPase subunit F, whose amino-acid sequence MAATGDTLTRGQSYAIALLGLVIAALSIYLFAVMFQPEKF is encoded by the coding sequence ATGGCAGCTACAGGCGATACGCTGACGCGGGGACAATCTTATGCGATCGCCCTGCTGGGTCTAGTGATTGCTGCACTGTCGATTTATCTGTTCGCCGTGATGTTCCAGCCCGAAAAGTTTTGA
- a CDS encoding SRPBCC family protein, translated as MAEYHFVTLWQFAAPIESVWNAITQTQDWPTWWQAVQSVEELEAGDPTGIGHISRFVWKMPLGYTLAFNTQLVRLEAPMLMEAIAKGDVEGRGLWELSPIPEGCQVRYSWTVRTSGRWMNWAARLARPILEWNHNAVMNQGGRALADHLGIQLIATKSSVGGSPAKQ; from the coding sequence ATGGCCGAATACCATTTTGTAACGCTGTGGCAGTTTGCTGCGCCAATCGAGTCCGTGTGGAATGCGATTACCCAAACGCAGGACTGGCCAACCTGGTGGCAGGCGGTGCAATCCGTCGAAGAACTAGAGGCCGGTGACCCAACTGGCATCGGACACATCAGCCGCTTTGTTTGGAAAATGCCCCTTGGTTATACACTCGCGTTTAATACGCAGCTCGTGCGCCTAGAGGCTCCAATGCTGATGGAGGCGATCGCCAAAGGGGACGTAGAGGGGCGCGGACTATGGGAACTATCGCCCATTCCAGAAGGCTGTCAGGTGCGCTATAGCTGGACAGTTCGCACTTCTGGGCGCTGGATGAATTGGGCAGCCCGCCTGGCCAGGCCGATCCTAGAATGGAACCACAATGCCGTGATGAACCAAGGCGGCAGAGCGCTGGCCGATCACCTAGGAATCCAACTGATCGCCACAAAATCAAGCGTTGGCGGCAGCCCTGCGAAGCAATAG
- the kdpC gene encoding K(+)-transporting ATPase subunit C, which yields MTREFLRAVRTTLTLWLLTAILYPFTMIAVGQVVFPFQANGSLLTNAQGTPVGSALIGQPFEGDRYFWSRPSTTTYSTGDPNDEATAAVLQTGVSGASNLAPSNPALLERIQGDVDRLRRSGIPPTADLVYTSGSSLDPHISLESAQAQIQRVAAARNVDASQLEPLIAQHIDGRFLGIFGEPGVNVLKLNLALDAL from the coding sequence ATGACTCGTGAATTTCTTCGCGCTGTTCGCACAACCCTGACACTTTGGCTCCTCACCGCCATCCTTTATCCGTTCACAATGATTGCTGTCGGGCAAGTCGTATTTCCGTTCCAGGCAAACGGCAGCCTGCTTACCAATGCTCAGGGCACACCCGTCGGCTCTGCGCTCATCGGGCAACCGTTTGAGGGCGATCGCTACTTTTGGAGCCGCCCCAGCACGACCACTTACAGCACGGGCGACCCCAACGACGAGGCCACGGCAGCAGTCTTGCAAACAGGCGTTTCTGGAGCCAGCAACCTCGCCCCCAGCAATCCCGCGTTGCTAGAGCGCATCCAGGGCGACGTGGATCGGCTCAGACGGTCAGGGATTCCCCCAACAGCCGATCTGGTCTACACCTCTGGCTCCAGCCTTGACCCGCACATTAGTCTAGAATCGGCCCAGGCTCAGATTCAACGGGTCGCTGCCGCTCGCAACGTGGACGCAAGCCAGCTAGAACCCCTCATCGCGCAGCACATAGACGGTCGATTTCTGGGCATTTTTGGCGAACCGGGTGTAAACGTCCTGAAACTGAATCTGGCGCTGGATGCGCTGTAG
- a CDS encoding AMP-binding protein produces the protein MANPDCLRDILADCLHRTWLVGLDPAAFAQQVQSRQAAIREAISTGITPALRSHIAHPLAPWETRPLATLLIAEPDPLNFLASLCAAILSDCLEGWAIALGNPAWGVQEWDQLQHHLSPLVILTPTAPYPVLPLDPVQAPALLASAGEGRTKNEERKGRAAQPPDLLIPTGGSSGQLRFTHHTGDTLLAAVQGFRQFFQPKLASGPVNCCCVLPLYHVSGLMQALRSAVSGGQLALHSFKALEAGDFPAIAPECFFLSLVPTQLQRLLDLPGGADWLRQFHTILLGGAPAWDDLLIQARQQGLRLAPTYGMTETASQIATQRPAEFLAGETGCGRVLPHALVDIVDTAGTPLPAGEVGRIQIRAASLARGYWGASDFGGQFVTDDLGWLDGAGRLHIAGRSSDKIITGGENVFPAEVEAAIRATGLVQDVAVVGVGDRHWGEVVTALYVPANSQVSPTRLEAALQDKLSRFKQPKCWVATDHIPRSAQGKLNRRQLAEWLQTAQPPVGDGGCPKDLPSPETARNA, from the coding sequence ATGGCAAACCCTGACTGCCTCCGCGATATCTTAGCCGACTGCCTGCATCGAACCTGGCTAGTTGGCCTCGATCCTGCCGCCTTTGCCCAGCAGGTTCAGTCCCGACAGGCGGCGATTCGCGAAGCGATCTCTACGGGAATCACCCCAGCGCTGCGGAGCCACATCGCCCACCCCCTAGCTCCGTGGGAAACGCGCCCCCTGGCAACGCTGCTGATTGCCGAACCCGACCCGCTGAACTTTCTGGCCAGCCTTTGTGCGGCCATTTTGTCGGACTGCCTAGAGGGATGGGCGATCGCCCTTGGCAACCCCGCCTGGGGCGTGCAGGAATGGGATCAACTCCAGCACCACCTGTCCCCTTTGGTCATTCTTACCCCCACCGCTCCCTATCCCGTGCTTCCTCTTGATCCGGTACAGGCTCCGGCTCTCCTTGCTTCTGCGGGTGAGGGAAGAACGAAGAACGAAGAACGAAAAGGGAGGGCAGCACAGCCTCCAGATCTCCTCATTCCTACAGGCGGCTCCTCTGGCCAGCTTCGCTTTACTCACCATACGGGAGACACGCTTCTTGCCGCTGTCCAGGGCTTTCGCCAGTTTTTTCAGCCAAAACTCGCCAGCGGGCCGGTGAACTGCTGCTGTGTGCTGCCGCTGTATCACGTCAGCGGGCTGATGCAGGCGTTGCGGAGCGCGGTGTCGGGTGGGCAACTGGCGCTGCATTCCTTCAAGGCGCTGGAGGCGGGAGACTTTCCGGCGATCGCCCCCGAATGCTTTTTCCTCTCCCTTGTGCCCACCCAACTCCAGCGATTGCTTGACTTGCCAGGGGGGGCAGACTGGCTGCGCCAATTTCACACAATCCTGCTGGGCGGTGCGCCGGCCTGGGATGACCTGCTCATCCAAGCGCGACAGCAGGGCCTCCGCCTCGCCCCCACCTACGGCATGACCGAAACTGCCTCGCAAATTGCCACCCAGCGGCCAGCGGAATTTCTGGCGGGGGAAACGGGCTGTGGGCGGGTGCTGCCCCACGCGCTGGTGGACATTGTGGACACAGCCGGAACGCCGCTGCCTGCCGGAGAAGTGGGGCGAATTCAAATTCGGGCGGCTTCGCTGGCGCGGGGCTATTGGGGAGCGTCGGATTTTGGCGGCCAGTTTGTGACCGATGATCTGGGCTGGCTGGATGGGGCAGGACGGCTGCACATTGCTGGCCGCAGCAGCGACAAGATTATCACGGGCGGCGAAAACGTGTTTCCCGCCGAAGTAGAGGCGGCGATTCGGGCGACGGGGCTGGTGCAGGATGTGGCGGTGGTGGGGGTGGGCGATCGCCACTGGGGGGAAGTGGTGACGGCGCTCTACGTTCCCGCCAATTCCCAGGTTTCCCCAACACGGCTGGAAGCTGCGCTGCAAGACAAGCTCAGCCGCTTCAAACAGCCCAAATGCTGGGTTGCCACCGACCACATTCCCCGCAGCGCCCAGGGCAAGCTCAATCGTCGCCAGCTTGCGGAATGGTTGCAAACCGCCCAGCCGCCAGTCGGCGATGGGGGCTGCCCAAAAGACCTGCCCTCTCCTGAAACTGCGCGAAATGCGTAA
- a CDS encoding PHP domain-containing protein — protein MAVSLTPGVNAQSSGAQDAASLRQVFQTITAESCPRFYNFHMHTVCSDGKLQPEQLMEQAIAIGLSDLAITDHHSTGGYFRAQQWLSNLQPEWVDEGENPASKPLPRLWAGMEVTAELLADEVHILCYAFDPAHPDLHVYQQGQSVEGEARQAGRVIAAVHRAGGLAVLAHPARYKRSPQELIPAAADLGIDGIETYYAYNNPLPWQPSPRQTEEVRQLGDRLGLLHTCGTDTHGLDLLQRL, from the coding sequence ATGGCGGTTAGTCTCACCCCAGGGGTGAATGCTCAGTCCTCAGGGGCACAGGATGCTGCATCACTGCGGCAGGTGTTTCAAACGATTACAGCCGAAAGCTGTCCCCGGTTTTACAACTTTCACATGCACACAGTTTGCTCAGATGGCAAACTCCAGCCGGAGCAGCTTATGGAGCAGGCGATCGCCATTGGACTTTCAGACTTGGCAATTACGGATCACCATTCCACGGGCGGCTATTTTCGGGCGCAGCAGTGGCTGAGCAATCTCCAGCCAGAGTGGGTGGACGAGGGAGAGAACCCTGCGTCTAAGCCCCTGCCCCGCTTGTGGGCGGGCATGGAGGTGACCGCGGAACTGTTGGCTGACGAAGTGCATATTCTCTGCTATGCCTTTGACCCGGCGCATCCAGACTTGCACGTTTATCAGCAGGGGCAGTCGGTCGAAGGGGAAGCGCGACAGGCCGGGCGGGTCATTGCTGCGGTTCACCGGGCAGGCGGGCTGGCGGTGCTGGCGCACCCGGCGCGATATAAGCGATCGCCCCAAGAGTTGATTCCCGCCGCTGCCGACCTGGGCATTGACGGCATTGAAACCTACTATGCCTACAACAACCCCTTGCCTTGGCAGCCCAGCCCCCGCCAAACCGAGGAAGTGAGGCAACTGGGCGATCGCCTGGGTCTGCTGCACACCTGCGGCACCGACACCCACGGGCTAGACCTGTTGCAGCGGCTCTAG
- a CDS encoding universal stress protein translates to MYNPKSDSSLPSDGLYGNPGGKRGKHKIFIGMAPGVGKTYKMLEEAHQLKAEGVDVVIGILETHGRRDTAERAKGLEIIPRLRVSHEGTVLEEMDTDGILGRSPQLVLIDELAHTNVPGLPHDKRYQDVEQILDAGIDVYSTVNIQHLESLNDIIARITGVVVRERIPDRLLDEADAVVLIDVTPETLEARLRDGKIYEQEKIQQSLANFFQRRNLIALRELALREVADTVEEEANNGELNGQSCNIHERVLVCVSTYPNSVQLLRRGARIANYMNAPLYVVFVADPDRFLTREESLHIETCENLCREFEGTFLRIDKQNVPQAIAQVADEYHITQIVIGESQQPAWKRLIKGSFTQKLMKRIHQQHIDLHIIATEK, encoded by the coding sequence ATGTATAACCCAAAGAGCGACTCTTCTTTGCCGTCGGACGGGCTATATGGCAATCCTGGCGGCAAGCGGGGGAAGCATAAAATTTTCATCGGCATGGCTCCCGGTGTCGGCAAAACCTACAAGATGCTGGAGGAAGCGCATCAGCTCAAGGCTGAGGGCGTCGATGTGGTGATTGGCATCCTGGAAACCCACGGACGACGAGATACCGCAGAACGCGCAAAAGGATTAGAGATTATTCCTCGGCTGCGCGTGTCCCATGAGGGCACTGTTCTGGAGGAAATGGACACAGACGGGATTTTAGGGCGATCGCCCCAGCTCGTCCTGATTGATGAACTGGCGCATACCAATGTTCCTGGCTTGCCCCACGACAAGCGCTACCAGGATGTCGAACAGATTCTAGACGCTGGTATTGATGTCTATTCCACTGTCAATATTCAGCATCTTGAAAGCCTAAACGACATCATTGCTCGGATTACGGGTGTGGTGGTGCGGGAGCGCATTCCCGATCGCCTGCTGGATGAAGCAGATGCCGTTGTGCTGATCGATGTTACGCCAGAAACTTTGGAAGCGCGACTTCGTGACGGCAAGATTTACGAGCAGGAAAAGATTCAGCAATCGCTGGCAAATTTCTTTCAGCGGCGCAACCTAATCGCGCTGCGAGAACTGGCGCTGCGAGAAGTGGCCGACACCGTAGAGGAAGAAGCCAACAATGGCGAGTTAAATGGTCAGTCCTGCAATATCCACGAGCGAGTGTTGGTCTGTGTTTCGACCTATCCAAACTCGGTGCAACTGCTGCGTCGAGGGGCAAGAATTGCAAACTATATGAATGCGCCGCTTTACGTGGTGTTTGTGGCAGACCCCGATCGCTTTTTGACCCGCGAAGAGTCTCTGCATATCGAAACCTGTGAAAATTTGTGCCGCGAATTTGAAGGTACGTTTCTACGAATTGATAAACAAAACGTCCCGCAGGCGATCGCCCAGGTTGCCGACGAGTATCACATCACCCAAATCGTCATCGGCGAAAGCCAGCAGCCCGCCTGGAAACGTCTGATCAAAGGCTCCTTTACTCAAAAGCTGATGAAGCGCATCCATCAGCAGCACATCGATCTGCACATTATTGCGACCGAAAAGTAA
- the menC gene encoding o-succinylbenzoate synthase, with product MQHDLGKSDPPDWEPSDLSALLPAGNRAISVWKPLWDMGHRTFKQKIGVSELTAELTEFKALIGQLPPNARLRLDANGGLDWDTACRWLEQCAAHPQVEFLEQPLAPSQFDAMLKLAERFPTLLALDESVATLAHLHTCWQHGWRGVVVIKAAIAGFPSQLRAFCQQRPVDVVWSSALETAVARRYIQAHLVQLENWGNRPNRALGYGVAHWFCDPAFEQDSAAALWQTLTASAIS from the coding sequence ATGCAGCATGACCTCGGAAAGTCTGACCCGCCCGACTGGGAGCCGTCCGACCTCAGCGCCCTATTGCCTGCGGGGAACAGGGCAATTTCTGTCTGGAAGCCGCTTTGGGACATGGGACACCGCACCTTTAAGCAGAAAATCGGTGTGAGCGAGTTGACCGCAGAACTGACAGAATTCAAGGCGCTAATTGGGCAGCTTCCGCCCAATGCAAGGCTGCGGCTGGATGCCAACGGCGGGCTGGATTGGGACACAGCCTGCCGCTGGTTGGAGCAATGCGCGGCCCATCCCCAGGTAGAATTTTTGGAGCAGCCCCTCGCGCCGTCCCAGTTTGACGCGATGCTGAAGCTGGCCGAGCGCTTTCCCACGCTTCTGGCGCTGGATGAGTCTGTCGCTACGCTGGCCCATCTGCACACCTGCTGGCAGCACGGCTGGCGCGGCGTGGTGGTGATCAAAGCGGCGATCGCCGGATTTCCCAGCCAGCTTCGCGCCTTCTGTCAGCAGCGCCCGGTCGATGTCGTCTGGTCGTCTGCGCTGGAAACTGCCGTGGCCCGCCGCTATATCCAGGCGCATCTGGTGCAACTAGAGAATTGGGGGAACCGACCCAATCGCGCCCTGGGCTATGGCGTTGCCCACTGGTTTTGCGACCCTGCGTTTGAGCAAGATTCCGCCGCCGCCCTATGGCAAACCCTGACTGCCTCCGCGATATCTTAG
- a CDS encoding response regulator transcription factor: MSGRLLLVDDEPGLRQAVQAYLEDSGFVVEVASNAREGWEKVQQLLPDLVISDIMMPQVDGYQFLKQLREDPRFETLPVVFLTARGMTSDRIQGYNAGCDAYLPKPFDPEELVAIVSSLLERRSAIARAGGDDEKTDLADIKEQIAQLRALLSQKGTIAQTPAPIHLDFTPREQSVLELVAEGLMNKEIARRLDTSVRNVEKYVSRLFSKTGTNSRTELVRYALEHGLTK; this comes from the coding sequence ATGAGCGGACGGCTGCTGCTGGTCGATGATGAACCTGGATTGCGCCAGGCTGTGCAGGCGTATCTAGAAGACAGCGGCTTTGTTGTAGAAGTCGCCAGCAACGCCCGCGAAGGCTGGGAAAAGGTTCAGCAGCTTTTACCCGATCTGGTCATTTCCGACATCATGATGCCCCAGGTCGATGGCTATCAGTTTCTTAAGCAACTCCGGGAAGATCCCCGCTTCGAGACGCTGCCCGTTGTGTTTTTGACGGCGCGAGGCATGACCTCCGACCGAATTCAGGGCTACAACGCGGGCTGCGATGCCTACTTGCCCAAGCCGTTTGACCCAGAAGAACTGGTGGCTATCGTATCTAGCCTGCTGGAGCGTCGATCGGCGATCGCCCGTGCGGGTGGCGACGACGAAAAGACCGACCTGGCCGACATCAAAGAGCAAATCGCCCAACTGCGGGCCCTGCTCTCCCAAAAAGGGACAATCGCCCAAACCCCCGCCCCGATTCACCTTGACTTTACGCCCCGCGAGCAGAGCGTGCTGGAACTGGTCGCCGAAGGGCTGATGAACAAAGAAATTGCCCGCCGCCTCGACACCAGTGTCCGCAATGTGGAGAAATACGTCAGCCGATTGTTTAGCAAAACGGGCACCAATAGCCGCACGGAGCTCGTGCGCTATGCCCTGGAGCATGGTTTGACGAAGTGA